The Miscanthus floridulus cultivar M001 chromosome 17, ASM1932011v1, whole genome shotgun sequence genome has a window encoding:
- the LOC136518929 gene encoding probable receptor-like protein kinase At2g42960, which translates to MSTTGEILRAELSSRTPPFGLRLWIVIGICIWVAILFILGFMCFWSIYRRKPSKSSFDSTNTIPVSQIPDVSKEIAVDEVREHAAVQSFHVHESCSLAVAVQEKHCEKDSGKMLGHLVRSKSSDADNLSQCSSAYQCEKAASSYSGDEGNSGNAIARRQYSQYPTVSASPLVGLPEFSHLGWGHWFTLRDLEHATNRFSKENVIGEGGYGIVYRGRLINGTDVAIKKLLNNMGQAEKEFRVEVEAIGHVRHKNLVRLLGYCVEGIHRMLVYEYVNNGNLEQWLHGAMRQHGVLTWEARMKVILGIAKALAYLHEAIEPKVVHRDIKSSNILIDEEFNGKLSDFGLAKLLGAGKSHITTRVMGTFGYVAPEYANTGLLNEKSDVYSFGVLLLEAVTGRDPVDYGRPANEVHLVEWLKMMVGTRRAEEVVDPDMELKPAIRALKRALLVALRCVDPDAEKRPTMGQVVRMLEAEDVPSREDRRSRRGHSNNADNESKASSSEFEHQLAPPPPPPPEPVAGPGELMGLCREGRVKDAVELLAKGAHADPPAFYELAAACSNPKLLEELRKVHDFFLRLPFRGDLRVNNKLLEMYAKCAAMPHARRTFDNMPDRDMDSWHIMIDGYSVNGLGDEALRLFELMKECMAPTSQTYLLVLNACANSEAIEEALLYFDAMSRDHGIRPGVEHYVGIIEVLGKSGHLNEALEFIEKLPFEPNAMVWESLLNLAQMNGDIDLEDRAAELLVSLDPSKANPKKLPTPPPKRRLGINMLDGRNKLVEYRLPPKIEKKVVNEQRYVPDTRYVLHDIDQEAKEQALLYHSERLAIAYGLISTPARTPLRIIKNLRICGDCHNAIKIMSRIVGRELIVRDNKRFHHFKDGKCSCGDYW; encoded by the exons ATGTCGACGACTGGCGAAATCCTGAGGGCGGAGCTATCTTCCAGGACGCCGCCGTTCGGCCTGAGGCTATGGATTGTGATTGGCATCTGCATCTGGGTGGCGATCCTGTTTATCCTAGGCTTCATGTGCTTCTGGTCCATATACCGGAGGAAGCCCAGCAAGTCGTCCTTCGACAGTACCAATACCATCCCGGTGTCCCAGATTCCGGACGTCTCCAAGGAGATTGCGGTGGACGAGGTGCGTGAGCACGCTGCCGTGCAAAGCTTCCATGTGCACGAGAGCTGCTCGCTGGCGGTGGCGGTGCAGGAGAAGCACTGCGAGAAGGATTCTGGGAAAATGCTGGGCCACCTGGTCAGGAGCAAGTCGAGCGACGCCGATAATCTGAGCCAGTGCAGCTCGGCGTACCAGTGCGAGAAGGCTGCGAGCTCGTACTCTGGCGATGAAGGTAATTCGGGCAATGCTATTGCTAGGAGACAGTACTCTCAGTATCCGACTGTCTCTGCGTCTCCGTTGGTTGGTCTCCCCGAGTTTTCGCACCTCGGATGGGGCCATTGGTTTACTCTCAGGGATTTGGAGCATGCAACGAATCGGTTCTCCAAGGAGAATGTCATTGGAGAAGGTGGATACGGGATAGTTTACCGGGGCCGACTCATTAATGGGACTGATGTCGCAATTAAAAAGCTTCTTAATAACAT GGGTCAGGCAGAAAAGGAGTTCAGGGTTGAAGTTGAGGCAATTGGGCATGTCAGGCATAAGAATCTTGTCCGCCTTCTAGGATATTGTGTCGAGGGTATCCACAG GATGCTTGTTTATGAGTATGTGAATAATGGGAACTTAGAACAGTGGCTTCATGGTGCAATGCGTCAGCACGGTGTTCTTACTTGGGAGGCACGGATGAAAGTCATTCTTGGAATTGCTAAGGC GCTTGCTTATTTACATGAAGCCATAGAACCAAAAGTTGTACACCGTGATATCAAATCGAGCAATATCTTAATTGATGAAGAATTCAATGGCAAGCTTTCTGATTTTGGACTGGCCAAGCTCTTGGGTGCTGGGAAGAGCCATATCACAACTCGAGTTATGGGAACATTCGG GTATGTGGCTCCTGAGTATGCCAATACAGGTCTGTTAAATGAGAAGAGCGATGTGTACAGTTTTGGGGTGCTACTACTGGAAGCAGTGACTGGGAGGGATCCAGTTGACTATGGTCGGCCTGCTAATGAG GTTCATCTGGTGGAGTGGCTGAAAATGATGGTCGGCACTAGAAGAGCCGAGGAGGTAGTGGATCCCGACATGGAGTTGAAACCAGCGATTCGTGCTCTGAAGCGCGCACTTCTAGTGGCACTGAGGTGTGTGGACCCAGATGCTGAGAAAAGGCCCACTATGGGTCAGGTTGTTCGGATGCTAGAGGCAGAAGATGTCCCATCACGGGAG GACCGCCGGAGTCGGAGGGGCCACAGCAACAATGCGGATAATGAGTCCAAAGCAAgctcaagtgagtttga GCACCAGCTGGcaccgcctccaccgccgcctcctGAACCTGTGGCGGGGCCTGGTGAGTTGATGGGACTGTGCCGGGAGGGGCGGGTGAAGGACGCCGTGGAGCTTCTGGCAAAGGGTGCGCACGCTGACCCACCTGCGTTCTACGAGCTCGCGGCCGCCTGCTCCAACCCTAAGCTCCTGGAGGAGCTCAGGAAGGTGCACGACTTCTTCCTCCGCTTGCCCTTCCGCGGCGACCTCCGGGTCAACAACAAGCTGCTCGAGATGTACGCCAAGTGCGCAGCCATGCCCCACGCCCGCAGGACGTTCGACAATATGCCTGATCGTGACATGGACTCGTGGCACATCATGATCGATGGCTACTCGGTCAATGGGCTTGGGGACGAGGCGCTGCGGCTGTTTGAGCTGATGAAGGAGTGCATGGCACCCACCAGTCAGACCTACCTGCTTGTGCTCAATGCTTGTGCCAACTCAGAGGCCATCGAGGAGGCGCTCCTTTACTTTGATGCCATGTCCAGGGACCATGGCATCAGGCCTGGTGTGGAGCACTATGTTGGTATCATTGAGGTATTGGGGAAGTCAGGACATCTCAACGAGGCTCTGGAGTTCATCGAGAAGCTGCCTTTCGAGCCCAATGCCATGGTGTGGGAGTCACTCTTGAACCTGGCCCAGATGAATGGAGACATTGATCTTGAGGACCGTGCAGCGGAGTTATTGGTGTCGCTTGATCCATCCAAGGCAAACCCTAAGAAGCTCCCAACCCCACCTCCGAAGAGGCGCCTGGGAATTAACATGCTTGATGGGAGGAACAAGCTAGTAGAGTACAGGCTGCCACCAAAGATTGAAAAGAAGGTGGTCAATGAGCAGAGGTACGTCCCAGACACAAGATATGTGCTCCATGACATTGATCAGGAGGCCAAGGAACAGGCATTGCTGTACCACAGTGAGAGGCTGGCAATTGCTTATGGTCTGATTAGCACCCCAGCAAGGACTCCACTTCGCATCATTAAGAACCTGAGAATATGTGGGGACTGCCACAATGCCATCAAGATCATGTCAAGGATCGTTGGGAGAGAGCTCATTGTGAGGGATAATAAGAGGTTCCACCATTTCAAGGATGGAAAGTGCTCCTGTGGAGATTATTGGTGA